A stretch of DNA from Hirundo rustica isolate bHirRus1 chromosome 1, bHirRus1.pri.v3, whole genome shotgun sequence:
AACCTTCACTTCCCAGCCTCTGGCAGTGCGGGGTGATGCCGAGCCTGGGAAGAAACGGGAGAAGGGTGTTTTCTGCTTAATTTCTGACTTTCCAACTGTGTTACTCGCGGGCAATCAATTAAGCAAATCCTCCCGGAGCCGAGGATCCATCATCGCCACCGCGGTGCGGCCGGCGCGGCCCTCCCCGGGTGCCGTCAcgggcggcgggcgggaccTCCGGGAGGCGGCACCGGGACGGCCGGGCAGGGAGGGACCCGGAGGGACCgggagggacggagggagggCGGCCCAAGGTCGGCCCTGCGCGGGTCTCCGCGGCTGCCCGCAGATGGAGTACGACTGGCTGGGCTTCGGCTACGCGGCGCTGGTGGCGGCGGGCGGTGTCGCGGGCTACGCCAAGGCAGGTCAGTGCTGGTGGCcgtggctgtccctgtccctgtcccggtcgTGCCCGCAGGCAGCCCCCGCTCAGCTCCGCCCCGCTCCGGCGCCGCTGCCGCAGGGACCCCGCAAGTCCCGTGGAGTCCTTGTGGCCACCGAAACGGTGCTCGCGGAGGTCTGcaaaatatcttaaaaaaaactcCCCAAGCCCCTCAGCCTAACCCCTAATGCTTTTTGTGGGTGTACTAGTACGGGGAACTCGCAAAGTGCTTTCGTTTGGTGACCGACTGACTCGGTGTGCTCTTCCGCtgactgctttattttttattcaaggCAGCGTCCCTTCTCTAGCTGCCGGCCTTCTGTTTGGCGGCTTAGCGGGACTAGGCGCTTACCAGCAGTCCAAAGATCCAAAGAATGTGTGGCTTTCCCTCGGTAAGTTTGCTCGGCAGCCGAGTGCTGTGTGTTACTGGTGGCGGTGGGAACAgtaacctcttttttttctagcaTGTTTCAGCTGCGCTGTGCCCTTTTACCTATACAGATGTTGTAAGTGGCGGCAGGACttcctgcccacagccaggAGGTATTTGTGTAAGAGCCGATACCTGGGTCGAAAACCTGGATTGTCCTGTGTGAATCCGAGTTGGTGAGAAATACCTGTCTCCTCTGCCAGATCAGATCATGTGCTACACCAACACATTAGGTGCAGGAAACATACGTGGAAAATTTTTGGTTGAAGCAGCGTTTTTAGCCTGTGGTGGTGGAATAAGCACTATTTTTGCAATAGTGACAGCACTGTGACAGGTGGTATGTGGCCTTATGGAACCCTGGTTTGCCCAGGCATCTCAGAAGAGCAGTACGTGTTCCAATG
This window harbors:
- the LOC120748814 gene encoding transmembrane protein 14C-like — translated: MEYDWLGFGYAALVAAGGVAGYAKAGSVPSLAAGLLFGGLAGLGAYQQSKDPKNVWLSLVASGTLSAVMGMRFYNSKKAMPGIIAGASLLMVGRLGLQMMEKTY